GTGGCGCTCTCCGGCGGCCCGGCGCACCCAGCCCCACTTGGCCGTGGAGTGGGTGAGCGCCTTCGCGGTGCGGCTGCCGGGGACTGTCAGCACGCCGCTGCCGCGGGGGGCCGCGTCGAGTGCGGGGGCGTCGAGCAGCAGCGTGATGATCTCGATCTCGGGCGCCTCGCCGGGTGGGGTGAGACCGGCGACGTGCGCATCGAGCAGGGCCCGTGCGTCCGGCTCCGGCGTCGCCACGACGACCCCGGCCGCGGTGAGCCGATCGACCGTCGGCTCGACTCGTGCTGTCGACTCGGCGGATGCGGCGGGTGCCGCGGCGTCGGCATCCGGCGCCTCTGCCGTCTCAACCGGCGTCTCGACCGGTTCTACCGTCTCGAAGACGACGGCCCAGCCGTCGCCGTCGCGGTCGATCCGCGTGGCGCGGACGCCGGTGCGCACGTCGGCGCCGTACATCTCGAGTTCGGCGCGCAGCGCCTCGATGAGCCGGCTCATACCGCCGTCGATGCCGAGCACGGCGGCGCCCGGTTTGCCGCGGCGCGCGCCCTGCAGGTCGAGCACGGCGCCGCTGAGCGAGCCGGTCCGGGTGAGGGCCGCGTTCAGACCGGGGGCCGCGATGTCGACGTCGACGTCCTCGGGCAGCGCCGAGTACACGCCGGCAGTGACGGGGGCGACCAGACGGTCGCGCACCCGGGCGCCCATCCGCGTGGTGACCAGCTTGCCGAGGCTGCGCTCGTGTCCGATCGTCAGCGGCGGGCGCAGGCGGTCGAGGTAGGCGCGCCAGGCGCCGCGCCAGCCGATGATCGCGCGCACGTCATCGGCGAACGGGTTCGCGGGGATGCCGAGCAGGCCGCCGGTCGGCAGGGGTGCGTCGGGGGCGTCCGGGATGCCGCTGAGCCAGGCACCGCCGCCCTCCGGAGCGACGATCGCGTCGCCGAGCCCGAGCTCCTCGACGAGGGTGCGCACGTGGCCGCCGCGGGTGGCGAAGCTCTCGGCGCCGGCGTCGACGACGATGCCGTCGAGCTCGACCGAGCGGATGCTGCCGCCGAGCTCGGGCGCGGCCTCGAGCAGCGTGACGCGGATGCCGAGCTTCGCGAACTCGCGGGCCGCGATGAGTCCGCCGATGCCGCCGCCGATGACGATGACGTGCTTCTCGGCGGCGCGGGCGGCGAGGTCTGCGGGCTCTTCGGAGGTCATGCCTCCATCATTTCACCGCGGGGTTCAGGCTCCGCTGTGACTCAGTCGCCCACCGGCACCTCCCGGCGGTTGATCCGGCTCGGCTCGGTGGTGTTGATGACGATGGGGGTCTCACCCGAGGTGTCGATGAAGTAGACGCCGGTCTGTCCCTGCTCCGAGACGGGGAAGGCCCAGGTGCCGCCGGGGACGTCGGGCTGCGGGCCGCGCACCACGTCGAGTGGCGAGGGCATCTCGCCCTTCAGCACCTCGATCGGCGTCAGGGTGCCGGATGCCGCGAAGTCGAGCCGCGGTGTGTGCAGCACGACATCGCCGGCGGCGCCGTGCGCCCGGGCGAACACGATCACGTCGGCCTGCTGCGCCCATTCGGTCAGCTGGGCGCGGGATGCCGCGGGCACACGCTCGGGCGAACCGGCCAGCACGCGCGCGAAGGTGCGCTGTGCGGCGGAGTCGTCGTGCAGCCCGACGTGACCGAACAGTTCGAACGCGTCGCCGTCCGCCTTCAGCACGAAGATGCCCTCGTGCTTCGCGTCGCGCGACTCCTGCGCGCCGTCGACGAGGTGGTACCAGGTGCCTGCCGGCTTGACGACGGTGATCTCGGCATCCGCATCGCCCTTCAGCACCTCGGTGACATGCACGATCGCCCGCTGCGCGGGGAACGCCGGCTCCCCGGCATCCTCGACGGGCGCATCCACCGACTCGACCGTGCCGTACACGATGAGGTCGGCCGCAGGCACGAGCTCGCTGATCGGCTCGGACGGGTTCGGATCCTGTGCCGCAGCGGTCGACGAACTGGGGGTGGGCATGGGCTTCTCCTCTGTGGCTGCGGTGCACGCGGTCAGCAGCAGCGCGACGGACGCGATGACGACGAGACCCGCCTTCGACGCGGTCATCCGTTCCCCACCTCGACGACGTTGAACGACTCGGTGAACTCGTCCATGCTCATGGTGAACGCGTGCTCAACCGGCCATGCTCAGCCGGCCATGCTCGAACGGGGCGCCGATCGCACCCGCGACATCGGCGTTGCGCTCGGGAGCATCCTCGAGCTCGGCGATGATCTGCGTGATCGAATCGCGAACGTCCGTCAGCAGGTCATAGTCGATCGTGACCTTCTCGGCTCCCACTCTCACTCCCCCCCGGTGTTCACTCCCCCCGGGGCGAACTCCCTGGGCAGGTTACCGTACGCGGGACGCCTGCCCATGGGGACGAGTCCCCATGGGCTCTGACTTTGCCGTCGAGGCGGGTGCGAAGCGGGACGCTGCTCAGCGCTCGCCGTGCGCGACCTCGACGATGCGGGTGAGCTGATCGGGGTCGGTCTCGGGCGGCACACCGTGACCGAGGTTGAGGATGTGGCCCTTCGCCCCTCGTCCGCGCTCGATCGAGTCGCGCACGCGGGCCTCGAGCACCGGCCACGGCGCCAGCAGCAGAGCCGGGTCGATGTTGCCCTGCACCGCGACGTCGTCTCCGACGATGCGGATCGCCTCGTCCAGCGGCATCCGCCAGTCGACCCCGACCGCCGAGGCGACGCCGTCGAGGCGCATGTCGGCGAGGAAGGGTCCGGTGCCGACGCCGAAGTGGATGCTGGGCAGTCCGATCCCGTCGAGCGCCGCACGCGAATGCGGGGCGACGTGGGTGCGGTAGTCGTCGGGGCTGAGCGAGCCCGCCCACGAGTCGAAGAGCTGCACGACGGATGCTCCGGCGTCGCGCTGGATCTCGAGGAACCGGCGCGAGACGCGTGACAGCCAGCCGGCCAGTCGGTTCCACGACTCGGGGTCGGCGTGCATCATCGCCCGGGCACGCAGGTGCTCCTTGGACGGCCCGCCCTCGACGAGATAGGCAGCCAGGGTGAACGGGGCGCCGGCGAAGCCGATCAGCGGGGTCTGGCCGAGCTCGGCGGTCGTGATGCGCACGGCCTCGGTGATCGCCGTGCCGTCGAGGTCGGCCGGGTCGATCGCGGTGATGCGGGCGACGTCGTCGGCGGTGCGGATCGGGTTCGCGAACACGGGCCCGCGGCCCGGCTCGATCTCGACCTCCACGCCGGCCAGGCGCAGCGGAATGACGATGTCGCTGAAGAACACCGCCGCGTCGACCTTGTGCCGGCGCACCGGCTGCAGGGTGATCTCGGCTGCGAGATCGGGGGTGAGGCAGGCATCCAGCATCCGCGTGCCGACGCGCAGTTCGCGGTACTCGGGCAGCGACCGGCCCGCCTGACGCATGAACCAGACCGGGGTGCGCTCGGTCTTCTCGCCGGCCAGCGCGCGCAGCAGATCACTCATGCGGCCATCGTCGCACCATCGCCTATGCGGAGGCCGAACCGGGGCGGTGTTGAGGTAAGGCATCGCTCAGATGCCGCTCATAGCGATCAGGCGTACCCTGGACAGGTGCTGCTCTGCGTCACGGCCAGTCACAAGACGGCCTCCTTCGACTTGCTCGAGCGCCTCAGCCGCCATCCCGATACCGTCGCCCCGACCCTCGTCGAAGCCGGTGCGCAGGGAGCCGTCGTGCTCGCGACCTGCAACCGCTTCGAGGCTTACGTCGAGACCGACGATCTCGATACGGATGCCGTGCTGGACGTCGTCGCGCAGGCCACTGGCGTACCCTCCGGCGACCTCGACGGTTCGTACCGCGTCATCGACGACCGTCGCGTCGCGGAGCACCTCTTCGCCGTGGCATCCGGTCTGGAGTCCGTCGTCTCGGGTGAGGGTGAGATCGCGGGGCAGGTGCGCCGCGCGCTGACCGGCGCCCGCGAGCAGGGCACCACCTCCCCCGCGCTGGAGCGGCTCTTCCAGCGAGCCAGCCAGGCGCAGCGCAAGGTCAAGAACGTCACGGCCCTGCAGCGCGCCGGCCGCTCGCTGGTGCGCCTGTCGCTCGAGCTCGCAGACAGCCGCATCGCCGACTGGTCGGCCGAGCGCGTGCTGCTGGTCGGCACCGGCTCGTACGCCGCGGTGACCCTTGCCACGCTGCGCGAGCGTGGTGCGATCGACATCTCGGTGTACTCGCCGTCGGGCCGCGCCGAGCTGTTCGCCAAGAAGCACAGCATCCGTCCCGTCGCAGCATCCGACTATTCGGCGGCCGCCCGCCGCGCCACGCTGCTGATCACCTGCACCACTGCCACCGAGCCTGTGCTCGGGCCGGTGCAGCTGCAGCTTCCGCAGACCGCCGACGCCGCCCCGCACTCGGGTGCCCCGCAGCTGGTGATCGACCTCGGGATGCCGCGCAACGTCGACCCCGCCGTCGGCCGGCTCGACGGCGTCGCCCTGCTCGACCTCGAGACCATCCGCCTGCACGCGCCGCTCGAGGAGCTGCAGGCGACCGAGGCCGCCCGTGCTGTCGTGCGCGAGGCCGCCGAGCACTTCCACGTCGCCGGATCCCGGGAATCGGTGACCCCGGCCGTCGTCTCGCTGCGCACCCACATCTTCGAGCTGCTCGAGGCCGAGATCGATCGCGCCCGTCGCCGCGGTGACGAGGACGGCCGCGTCGAGCAGGCCATGCGCCACCTCGCCGGCGTGCTGCTGCACACCCCGACCACCCGGGCGCACGAACTGGCCGCCGACGGTCGCGGTCACGAGTTCATCGCGGCTCTAGAGACGCTGTACGGACTGGCCCCGGATGCCGAGGAGTCCGACGAGGCTGCGACCGCCTGAGCCGCGGCATCCGCCTTCTCTTCTTATGCCGGTCGGGCGTGCGCTTCGCCGGCGTGCGCTTCGCGCGGCCTACGCTTCGCGCGGCCTACGCTTCGCGCGGAGAAATGCGCCTGCCGCGGACGAATTCGCTGCATCCGTCCGCGCGAAGCGCACATTCCCGCGCGAAGTGCGCACCCCGGAGCCCGCGCAACGCCGCAACTACGGCAGCAGTGCGCAATCCGGAGCGGATGCCGCGACGCGAGCATCGAGAGTCAGCAGCGAGCACTGCGCCGCACGAGCGAGTACGACGTACATGACGTCATAGGCGCTGACATTGTGCCGCAGTGCGTACACCGCGGGCAGCATGGCCATCACCGGCACCTCCTCGACGTTGAGCTCGTCGAACTCGCGGAACGCGCGCAGCGCCTGCTCGCGAAGAGGCTGAGGACGGCAGCGACCCTTCACACCACTGCGCTCACCATGCCCTTTGAACGCGTTCGTGCCGCTGGTACTTTTTGCCCATGACCTCGTGGCGGTGGACTGGCTGGCTGACCGCGATCCTGCTCACGCTTGGCGGTCTGACCGCGTGTGCGCACGATCCCGTCGCCGCTTCCGGGTCGGCGATGACTACGGATGCAGCGGAAGTCTGCACGTCGACGACGTATTTCGAGCACGCTCCAGGCAGCGGAGCGCCGTCGCGTGTGGATGCGGTGAACGGCATGATCCAGGCGATGCGCGAGCATCCGGACGCCCCCGAACTCGAGTATGCGTCACGAACAGACGTGCTGCTGCTGCTTGAGACCAGCGTCGACAACCTGGACGCTGCTGCGAAGGCGGCGGGAGAGGCCGCTCAGGAGAACGGCTACCTGGCGGTGACGGTAGAGACCCCCGAGGGTGAGCACCTCGGCGAGGTGAACATCTCTGAGATCAACGGCAGCTTCTACATCGATTCCTTTGCGGTCGCGCATAAGGATGGCAAGACCTGCCCGAGCTGAGCGGGTGCCTGCCGGACCGGACGCATGGCCCTTCACCTCACCTCGAAGTCGTCCGATGAGAATCAGCTGGTCGAGATCGAGGCCATCGCTGCGAGCCGCGGCTGAGCGATCACGCAGCGGCAGATCAGCCTCCGTCCACCACTGGCCGCAGATCAGTAGTGGTAGCGCGCCTGCAGCACGATGAGGTCATCACGCTCGACGAGATAGACAAGGCGATGCTCCTCGGTTATGCGTCGAGACCAGGCACCCTGAGCGCCATACTTCAGCTGCTCAGGCTTGCCGATGCCTTCGAAAGGATCACGCAGGCATGCGTCGATAAGGGCGTTGATGCGTTTGAGCACTCTCCGGTCGGCCGTCTGCCAGTGCACATAGTCCTCCCAGGCGGACCTGTC
This is a stretch of genomic DNA from Microbacterium sp. YJN-G. It encodes these proteins:
- a CDS encoding protoporphyrinogen/coproporphyrinogen oxidase, with product MTSEEPADLAARAAEKHVIVIGGGIGGLIAAREFAKLGIRVTLLEAAPELGGSIRSVELDGIVVDAGAESFATRGGHVRTLVEELGLGDAIVAPEGGGAWLSGIPDAPDAPLPTGGLLGIPANPFADDVRAIIGWRGAWRAYLDRLRPPLTIGHERSLGKLVTTRMGARVRDRLVAPVTAGVYSALPEDVDVDIAAPGLNAALTRTGSLSGAVLDLQGARRGKPGAAVLGIDGGMSRLIEALRAELEMYGADVRTGVRATRIDRDGDGWAVVFETVEPVETPVETAEAPDADAAAPAASAESTARVEPTVDRLTAAGVVVATPEPDARALLDAHVAGLTPPGEAPEIEIITLLLDAPALDAAPRGSGVLTVPGSRTAKALTHSTAKWGWVRRAAGERHIVRVSFGTQGEPAATASLDDDAAARLALSEASALLGVDLTPGQLVAAHRGRFVQSQPTSLIGETERRAAARAAVTATPGVAVVGAWLAGTGLAQVVPDAVAEADRLRSSLLWG
- the hemE gene encoding uroporphyrinogen decarboxylase, which produces MSDLLRALAGEKTERTPVWFMRQAGRSLPEYRELRVGTRMLDACLTPDLAAEITLQPVRRHKVDAAVFFSDIVIPLRLAGVEVEIEPGRGPVFANPIRTADDVARITAIDPADLDGTAITEAVRITTAELGQTPLIGFAGAPFTLAAYLVEGGPSKEHLRARAMMHADPESWNRLAGWLSRVSRRFLEIQRDAGASVVQLFDSWAGSLSPDDYRTHVAPHSRAALDGIGLPSIHFGVGTGPFLADMRLDGVASAVGVDWRMPLDEAIRIVGDDVAVQGNIDPALLLAPWPVLEARVRDSIERGRGAKGHILNLGHGVPPETDPDQLTRIVEVAHGER
- a CDS encoding glutamyl-tRNA reductase; this encodes MLLCVTASHKTASFDLLERLSRHPDTVAPTLVEAGAQGAVVLATCNRFEAYVETDDLDTDAVLDVVAQATGVPSGDLDGSYRVIDDRRVAEHLFAVASGLESVVSGEGEIAGQVRRALTGAREQGTTSPALERLFQRASQAQRKVKNVTALQRAGRSLVRLSLELADSRIADWSAERVLLVGTGSYAAVTLATLRERGAIDISVYSPSGRAELFAKKHSIRPVAASDYSAAARRATLLITCTTATEPVLGPVQLQLPQTADAAPHSGAPQLVIDLGMPRNVDPAVGRLDGVALLDLETIRLHAPLEELQATEAARAVVREAAEHFHVAGSRESVTPAVVSLRTHIFELLEAEIDRARRRGDEDGRVEQAMRHLAGVLLHTPTTRAHELAADGRGHEFIAALETLYGLAPDAEESDEAATA
- a CDS encoding type II toxin-antitoxin system VapC family toxin → MKGRCRPQPLREQALRAFREFDELNVEEVPVMAMLPAVYALRHNVSAYDVMYVVLARAAQCSLLTLDARVAASAPDCALLP
- a CDS encoding Txe/YoeB family addiction module toxin, which translates into the protein MRLVWDRSAWEDYVHWQTADRRVLKRINALIDACLRDPFEGIGKPEQLKYGAQGAWSRRITEEHRLVYLVERDDLIVLQARYHY